From the genome of Ralstonia pickettii, one region includes:
- a CDS encoding transglycosylase domain-containing protein yields the protein MKRIGRPIIIKLAVVVALVLAAAALLVAHEFRTSAWQARYFAHLAQSQTFPVKPGPNDSARYPNSGPYDERLGYHDLPTFLDRLRSRGYIVAQQAVPSKEMVARMDSGMNPPYREKDQAGLELLDDDGRPIYRVRHPERVYDSFASVPPLLANSLLAIENRTLLQTEYPKRNPAVEWSRLARAVWDRALHVVNPAHESPGGSTLATQIEKYRHSPEGRTESPSEKLRQMFSASARAYLNGEDTTAARHQLVVDYLNTVPLGARAGFGEIQGIGDALWVWYGRDFAQVNALLAAKSVAPLADRALAYKEALSLLVSQRRPSYYLENLDELETLTNAYLRVLAASGVIPPALRDAAIAQSLKQQALNTRVPPPPLEHKGTNAVRVNLASMLGISRMYALDRLDLTASSTLDAPLQRDVSAELRKLRDPAHAKAAGLVGDMMLERGDPRGVTYSFTLYERAPGGNRVLVQADTFDKPFDINEGVKLDLGSTAKLRTLVTYLQIVAALHKRYADQPVAALRKVNIPVQNPIERWAVDYLARTQDRSLSAMLDASMERKYSGNAGEWFATGGGMQSFENFEKWEGTQNFTVREGLKHSVNLVFVRIMRDISRYFQHQLPNAGAEALTNPDSPQRQIYLRRFADREGKLFMGRFYAKYKGKTDQEREAILVQSTRATPVRLATIYRSIDPEAGPGKLAAFIRSYLPGAKLDEAELTNLYEKYSVQRFDLADRGYIAKLHPLELWLVAFLRTHPQATLAQVNEASADERLSVYKWLLQSHRKAAQDKRIKQMLEIEAFQQIHAMWKRLGYPFESLVPSYGTAIGASADRPASLAELMGILENDGIRLPSVRIDRLRFAADTPYEVMLCRDPNAGERVLPPEIPPLVKSALAGVVEGGTAKRISGTFVQKDGKPIAIGGKTGTGDNRFKTFSRGGGLISERVVSRSGAFVFYLGDRYFGTVVAYVAGADAAKYKFTSALTVQVLKVLAPTLMNHLDLQDEAPAFNCKMPQATAPEQKLD from the coding sequence GTGAAAAGAATAGGCCGCCCCATCATCATCAAGTTGGCCGTCGTCGTGGCGCTGGTGCTGGCGGCGGCCGCCTTGCTTGTCGCGCACGAATTCCGCACCTCCGCCTGGCAAGCGCGCTATTTCGCGCATCTGGCGCAATCGCAAACCTTTCCCGTCAAGCCTGGCCCGAACGATTCGGCCCGCTACCCAAACTCCGGCCCCTACGACGAGCGGCTCGGCTATCACGACCTCCCCACGTTTCTGGACCGCCTGCGCTCGCGCGGCTACATCGTCGCGCAGCAAGCCGTGCCATCCAAAGAGATGGTCGCGCGAATGGACAGCGGCATGAACCCGCCTTATCGCGAGAAAGACCAGGCCGGCCTGGAATTGCTCGACGACGATGGCCGCCCGATCTACCGCGTGCGGCACCCCGAACGCGTGTATGACAGTTTTGCGTCGGTTCCGCCGCTGCTGGCCAACTCGCTGCTCGCGATTGAAAACCGCACGCTGCTGCAGACCGAATACCCGAAGCGCAATCCGGCCGTGGAGTGGTCGCGCCTCGCGCGTGCGGTGTGGGACCGCGCTCTGCATGTCGTCAACCCGGCGCATGAATCGCCCGGTGGCAGCACCCTTGCCACGCAAATCGAAAAGTATCGCCACTCGCCGGAAGGCCGCACCGAATCGCCCAGCGAAAAGCTGCGGCAAATGTTCTCCGCATCCGCCCGCGCTTACCTGAACGGGGAAGACACAACGGCCGCCCGCCATCAGCTCGTGGTCGATTACCTGAACACCGTGCCACTGGGCGCGCGCGCCGGCTTTGGCGAGATCCAGGGCATTGGCGATGCGCTGTGGGTCTGGTACGGGCGCGACTTCGCCCAGGTGAATGCGCTGCTCGCGGCCAAGTCTGTCGCGCCGCTGGCAGACCGTGCGCTGGCCTACAAGGAGGCGTTGAGCCTGCTCGTCTCGCAGCGGCGGCCGTCGTATTACCTTGAGAACCTCGATGAGCTGGAGACGTTGACCAACGCCTACCTGCGCGTGCTCGCTGCCTCCGGCGTGATCCCGCCAGCGCTGCGCGATGCGGCGATTGCGCAATCGCTCAAACAGCAGGCGCTGAACACACGCGTGCCACCCCCGCCGCTGGAGCACAAAGGCACGAATGCCGTACGCGTGAATCTGGCGAGCATGCTCGGCATCTCGCGCATGTACGCGCTCGACCGGCTCGACCTGACCGCCAGCAGCACGCTCGATGCGCCGTTGCAGCGCGATGTTTCCGCCGAACTGCGCAAGCTGCGCGACCCGGCCCACGCCAAGGCCGCCGGCCTCGTCGGCGACATGATGCTCGAACGTGGGGACCCGCGCGGCGTGACGTACAGCTTCACGCTCTACGAACGCGCGCCGGGCGGCAACCGTGTGCTGGTGCAAGCCGATACGTTCGACAAGCCGTTCGACATCAACGAAGGCGTCAAGCTGGATCTGGGATCTACGGCAAAGCTGCGTACGCTGGTGACGTATCTCCAGATCGTGGCCGCGCTGCACAAGCGCTACGCCGATCAACCCGTGGCGGCGCTGCGCAAGGTCAATATTCCCGTGCAGAATCCGATCGAGCGCTGGGCTGTCGACTACCTTGCCCGCACGCAAGACCGGTCGCTCTCAGCGATGCTGGATGCATCGATGGAGCGCAAGTATTCCGGAAACGCCGGCGAGTGGTTTGCCACCGGCGGCGGCATGCAGAGTTTCGAGAACTTCGAGAAATGGGAAGGCACGCAGAACTTCACGGTGCGGGAGGGGCTCAAGCACTCCGTCAACCTCGTCTTCGTGCGGATCATGCGCGACATCTCGCGCTACTTTCAGCATCAGCTGCCCAATGCCGGCGCCGAGGCGCTGACCAACCCGGATTCTCCGCAGCGGCAGATTTACCTGCGGCGCTTTGCCGATCGCGAGGGCAAGCTGTTCATGGGCCGGTTCTATGCCAAATACAAAGGCAAGACCGACCAGGAGCGCGAAGCCATCCTGGTGCAAAGCACGCGGGCCACACCGGTGCGGCTGGCCACGATCTACCGCAGCATCGACCCGGAGGCCGGCCCCGGCAAACTCGCCGCATTCATCCGCAGCTACCTGCCCGGGGCAAAGCTGGATGAGGCGGAACTCACCAACTTGTATGAGAAGTACTCCGTCCAGCGCTTCGACCTCGCCGATCGCGGCTACATCGCCAAGCTGCATCCGCTGGAGTTGTGGCTGGTGGCGTTTCTGCGCACCCATCCGCAAGCCACCCTCGCGCAGGTGAACGAGGCCAGCGCGGATGAGCGCTTGTCGGTCTACAAATGGCTGCTGCAATCGCACCGCAAGGCCGCGCAAGACAAGCGCATCAAGCAGATGCTCGAGATCGAAGCGTTCCAGCAGATTCACGCGATGTGGAAGCGGCTGGGGTATCCGTTCGAATCGCTGGTGCCGTCCTACGGAACCGCCATCGGCGCATCGGCAGATCGCCCGGCTTCGCTGGCAGAGCTGATGGGCATTCTCGAAAACGACGGCATCCGCCTGCCCAGCGTACGCATCGACCGCCTGCGCTTTGCCGCCGACACCCCTTACGAAGTCATGCTCTGCCGTGACCCCAACGCCGGAGAACGCGTGCTGCCGCCCGAGATTCCGCCCTTGGTCAAATCCGCGCTGGCCGGCGTCGTCGAAGGCGGCACCGCCAAGCGCATCTCCGGCACGTTCGTCCAGAAGGACGGCAAACCCATCGCCATCGGCGGCAAAACCGGCACCGGAGACAACCGCTTCAAAACCTTCAGCCGTGGCGGCGGCCTCATCTCCGAACGGGTCGTGAGCCGCTCCGGCGCCTTCGTCTTTTACCTGGGAGACCGCTACTTCGGCACCGTCGTCGCCTACGTAGCCGGCGCTGATGCCGCCAAGTACAAATTCACCAGCGCACTGACGGTGCAAGTGCTCAAGGTCCTGGCCCCTACGCTGATGAATCACCTGGACCTGCAAGACGAGGCGCCAGCCTTCAACTGCAAGATGCCGCAGGCCACGGCGCCGGAACAGAAGCTGGATTGA
- a CDS encoding LysR family transcriptional regulator: protein MELRHLRYFVAVAEELNFTRAAERLHIAQPPLSRQIQQLEEEVGVLLFERGSRPLKLTEAGRFFHAHARQLLAQTAELASMTQRVGQIERRMSVGFVASTLYGMLPKVIRRFRAEYPMVDLTMHEMTTMDQIQALKDGRIDVGFGRIRYEDPNVRRILLRDERLIVALPSGHALLDGRPAASLRDLVGDTLIIYPRAPRPSYADQVLALFHDRALEPSKIYEARELQIALGLVAAGEGVSVVPRSVAGLRREDVCYMELDDPQLVSPIIFSTRLLDESEDIRAMLALTYQLYDEQQIPYYAPS, encoded by the coding sequence ATGGAGCTGCGCCATCTTCGCTATTTCGTTGCCGTTGCTGAAGAGTTGAACTTCACGCGTGCGGCTGAACGGTTGCACATCGCGCAGCCGCCGCTCTCCCGGCAGATCCAGCAACTGGAAGAGGAAGTCGGCGTGCTGCTGTTCGAGCGCGGCAGCCGCCCGCTCAAGCTGACCGAAGCCGGCCGCTTTTTTCACGCCCATGCACGGCAATTGCTCGCGCAGACGGCGGAACTTGCGTCGATGACGCAACGCGTCGGTCAGATCGAGCGGCGCATGTCGGTTGGTTTCGTGGCGTCGACCCTGTATGGGATGTTGCCCAAGGTCATCCGGCGCTTTCGGGCGGAATACCCGATGGTCGATCTGACCATGCACGAGATGACCACGATGGATCAGATCCAGGCGCTCAAGGACGGCCGCATCGACGTCGGCTTCGGTCGCATCCGTTATGAAGACCCGAACGTGCGGCGCATCCTCCTGCGTGATGAGCGACTGATCGTCGCGCTGCCGTCAGGCCATGCGCTGCTCGACGGCAGGCCGGCCGCATCGCTGCGCGATCTTGTCGGCGACACGCTCATCATCTATCCACGCGCACCGCGCCCAAGCTATGCGGACCAGGTGCTCGCCCTCTTCCACGATCGCGCGCTGGAACCCAGCAAGATCTACGAGGCACGGGAATTGCAAATTGCCTTGGGTCTGGTGGCCGCCGGCGAAGGTGTATCGGTGGTGCCGCGCAGTGTGGCGGGCCTGCGGCGCGAAGATGTCTGCTACATGGAACTCGACGATCCGCAATTGGTCTCGCCGATCATCTTCAGCACGCGGCTGCTCGACGAGTCTGAAGACATCCGTGCCATGCTGGCGCTGACGTATCAGTTGTACGACGAGCAGCAGATCCCGTATTACGCACCCTCGTAA
- a CDS encoding muconate/chloromuconate family cycloisomerase — protein MIRSIEAILVDVPTIRPHKLSVATMHTQTLVLVHVRCEDGIEGWGEATTIGGLNYGEESPESIKVNIDTHIAPLLIGMEARNVAAAMARVRKTIQGNRFAKCALETALLDAQAHRLGVPLSELLGGRLRDALPVAWTLASGDTKKDIAEAEAMLAERRHRIFKLKIGLRPVADDVAHVLAIKRALGDAVSVRVDVNQAWSELDAANGIAALQAGGVDLIEQPVRAENRAALERLARQFAVPMMADEALHGPLDAFELACSASADVFAVKIAQSGGLVPAMQVAAIAQLAGIGLYGGTMLEGAVGTAASAHVFSTFGELQFGTELFGPLLLTQELLTEPLLYRDFMLQVPTGPGLGIDIDRDKLARLRRQ, from the coding sequence ATGATTCGCTCGATCGAGGCCATTCTAGTGGATGTGCCCACCATCCGTCCGCACAAGCTGTCCGTCGCCACCATGCACACGCAAACGCTCGTCCTCGTGCATGTGCGCTGCGAAGACGGCATCGAAGGCTGGGGCGAGGCCACCACGATTGGCGGCCTCAACTACGGCGAAGAGAGCCCCGAAAGCATCAAAGTCAACATCGACACGCATATTGCGCCGCTGCTGATCGGCATGGAGGCGCGCAATGTGGCGGCTGCCATGGCACGCGTGCGCAAGACCATTCAGGGCAACCGCTTTGCCAAGTGCGCGCTGGAAACGGCGCTGCTGGATGCGCAGGCTCACCGGCTGGGCGTGCCGCTGTCGGAGCTGCTGGGCGGCCGCCTGCGCGATGCGCTGCCGGTGGCCTGGACGCTCGCCAGTGGCGACACGAAGAAAGACATTGCCGAGGCAGAGGCGATGCTCGCCGAGCGCCGCCATCGCATCTTCAAGCTGAAGATCGGTCTGCGCCCGGTGGCCGACGATGTTGCCCACGTGCTGGCCATCAAACGCGCCCTCGGCGACGCCGTCAGCGTGCGCGTGGACGTGAACCAGGCGTGGAGCGAGCTGGATGCTGCCAACGGCATTGCGGCGTTGCAAGCCGGCGGCGTTGACCTGATCGAGCAACCGGTGCGCGCGGAGAACCGCGCCGCGCTGGAGCGTCTGGCCCGCCAGTTCGCGGTGCCGATGATGGCCGACGAAGCCCTGCACGGTCCGCTCGATGCATTTGAGCTGGCGTGCTCTGCCAGTGCCGACGTCTTCGCCGTGAAGATCGCGCAATCCGGCGGCCTCGTGCCGGCCATGCAGGTGGCAGCCATCGCGCAGCTGGCGGGCATCGGCCTGTACGGCGGAACGATGCTGGAGGGCGCGGTCGGCACGGCCGCATCGGCTCATGTGTTTTCCACCTTTGGCGAGCTGCAGTTCGGCACTGAACTGTTCGGCCCCTTGTTGCTTACGCAAGAGTTGCTGACCGAGCCGCTGCTGTACCGCGACTTCATGTTGCAGGTGCCGACCGGCCCCGGCCTGGGCATCGATATCGATCGAGACAAGCTGGCCCGCCTGCGCCGCCAATAA
- the catC gene encoding muconolactone Delta-isomerase, whose amino-acid sequence MLFHIRMDVRLPADMPADVANEIKAREKAYSQDLQRSGKWRHIWRLVGEYANVSVFDVQSNAELHDILTALPLFPYMEISVTPMCRHPSSVHSDDA is encoded by the coding sequence ATGCTGTTCCACATCCGCATGGATGTTCGCCTGCCGGCCGACATGCCCGCCGATGTCGCCAACGAGATCAAGGCGCGCGAGAAGGCCTATTCGCAGGATCTGCAGCGCAGCGGCAAGTGGCGCCACATCTGGCGCCTGGTCGGCGAGTACGCGAACGTCAGCGTCTTCGATGTGCAGAGCAATGCCGAGCTGCACGACATCCTGACGGCGCTGCCGCTTTTTCCATACATGGAGATTTCGGTGACACCGATGTGCCGTCACCCCTCGTCAGTTCATAGCGACGATGCTTGA
- the catA gene encoding catechol 1,2-dioxygenase, with product MNARVFQTKEVQDLLKAATNLDGKDGNARLKQITHRLLADLFKAIDDLDITPDEVWAGINYLNKLGQDGEAALLAAGVGLEKYLDIRMDAADEALGLNGGTPRTIEGPLYVAGATVRDSVSRIDIDPDPAAGPLVIHGTVTGPEGKPVAGAVVECWHANSNGFYSHFDPTGAQSPFNLRGAVRTGADGQYEFRTLMPVGYGCPPQGATQQLLNGLARHGNRPAHVHFFVTSDGHRKLTTQFNIEGDPLIWDDFAYATREELIPHVVEKTGGAALGLKADAYKDIEFNLVLTPLVQGKDNQRVNRLRASAEA from the coding sequence ATGAACGCGCGCGTATTCCAAACAAAAGAAGTGCAGGACCTGCTGAAGGCCGCCACCAACCTGGACGGCAAGGACGGCAACGCCCGCCTGAAGCAGATCACGCACCGATTGCTGGCTGACCTGTTCAAGGCCATCGACGATCTTGATATCACGCCGGATGAAGTCTGGGCAGGCATCAACTACCTGAACAAACTCGGCCAGGACGGCGAGGCGGCATTGCTGGCGGCCGGCGTGGGCCTGGAAAAGTATCTCGATATCCGCATGGACGCGGCCGACGAAGCGCTTGGTCTCAATGGCGGCACGCCGCGCACGATCGAAGGCCCGCTGTACGTGGCGGGCGCAACGGTGCGCGATAGCGTGTCTCGGATCGACATCGATCCGGACCCGGCCGCAGGCCCGCTGGTCATTCACGGCACGGTGACAGGGCCGGAGGGCAAGCCCGTGGCCGGTGCCGTGGTCGAGTGCTGGCACGCAAACTCGAACGGCTTCTATTCGCATTTCGATCCGACCGGTGCGCAGAGCCCGTTCAACCTGCGGGGCGCGGTCAGGACCGGCGCCGATGGCCAATATGAATTCCGCACCCTCATGCCGGTGGGCTACGGCTGCCCGCCGCAAGGTGCCACGCAGCAACTGCTGAACGGACTGGCCCGCCACGGCAACCGGCCGGCGCATGTGCACTTCTTCGTCACGAGCGACGGCCACCGCAAGCTGACGACGCAATTCAACATCGAGGGCGATCCGCTGATCTGGGACGACTTCGCGTATGCCACGCGCGAAGAACTGATTCCCCACGTGGTGGAGAAGACCGGAGGCGCCGCGCTAGGCCTCAAAGCCGATGCGTACAAGGACATCGAATTCAACTTGGTGCTCACGCCGCTGGTTCAGGGCAAGGACAACCAGCGCGTGAATCGCCTGCGTGCTTCGGCCGAGGCTTGA
- a CDS encoding Rieske 2Fe-2S domain-containing protein gives MSALIDKASELDQLLSTAVVDDEAAGIFRCRRDIFTNPDLFELEMKHIFENNWVYLAHESQIPNNNDYYTTWIGRQPIVITRDKTGELHAVINACAHKGAMLCRRKHGNKGSFTCPFHGWTFSNTGKLLKVKDEKTTEYPVRFNTHGSHDLKKIARFESYRGFLFGSLNADVQTLEAYLGEARVIIDQIVDQAPDGLEVLRGNSSYVYDGNWKMQMENGCDGYHVSTVHWNYAATMGRRKEGGTQAVDANSWSKSVAGVYGFEHGHILLWTKTMNPEVRPVYAHRDEIKARVGETQTDFIVNQTRNLCLYPNVFLMDQFSTQIRVVRPISVDKTEVSIFCFAPKGESATDRATRIRQYEDFFNVTGMGTADDLEEFRACQNGYAGTTALWNDLSRGAPLWVRGPDENAARMGLKPLISGERSEDEGLFVCQHEYWVRVMREALKQECDGVLA, from the coding sequence ATGTCCGCCTTGATCGACAAAGCCAGCGAACTGGACCAACTGCTGTCAACCGCCGTGGTGGATGACGAAGCGGCCGGAATTTTTCGCTGCCGCCGCGACATCTTCACCAACCCGGATCTGTTCGAGCTGGAGATGAAGCACATCTTCGAGAACAACTGGGTGTATCTCGCGCACGAAAGCCAGATTCCAAACAACAACGACTACTACACCACGTGGATCGGCCGCCAGCCGATCGTCATCACGCGCGACAAGACCGGCGAGCTGCACGCGGTCATCAATGCCTGCGCGCACAAAGGGGCGATGCTGTGTCGCCGCAAGCATGGCAACAAGGGCAGCTTCACGTGCCCGTTCCACGGCTGGACGTTCTCCAACACCGGCAAGCTGCTCAAGGTAAAGGACGAAAAGACCACCGAGTACCCCGTGCGATTCAACACGCACGGCTCGCACGATCTCAAGAAGATTGCGCGGTTCGAGAGCTATCGCGGCTTCCTGTTTGGCAGCCTCAACGCCGATGTGCAGACGCTCGAGGCCTACCTTGGCGAAGCGCGCGTGATCATCGACCAGATCGTCGACCAGGCGCCCGATGGCCTGGAAGTACTGCGCGGCAATTCTTCCTACGTCTATGACGGCAACTGGAAGATGCAGATGGAAAACGGCTGCGACGGCTACCACGTCAGCACCGTGCACTGGAACTACGCGGCAACGATGGGGCGGCGCAAGGAAGGCGGCACCCAGGCAGTCGACGCGAACAGCTGGAGCAAGTCGGTGGCGGGCGTCTATGGCTTCGAGCACGGTCACATCCTGCTGTGGACGAAGACGATGAACCCGGAAGTGCGGCCCGTCTATGCGCACCGTGACGAAATCAAGGCGCGCGTGGGTGAAACCCAGACCGATTTCATCGTCAACCAGACGCGCAACCTGTGCCTGTATCCCAACGTCTTCCTGATGGATCAGTTCAGCACGCAGATTCGCGTGGTACGGCCGATCAGTGTCGACAAGACCGAGGTCTCGATCTTCTGTTTCGCGCCGAAGGGCGAAAGCGCAACGGACCGCGCAACGCGCATCCGCCAGTACGAGGATTTCTTCAACGTCACCGGCATGGGCACCGCCGATGACCTGGAGGAATTCCGCGCCTGCCAGAACGGCTACGCCGGCACCACTGCCCTGTGGAACGACCTGTCGCGCGGGGCGCCGCTGTGGGTCCGCGGTCCCGACGAGAACGCAGCCAGGATGGGATTGAAGCCACTCATCTCGGGCGAGCGCAGTGAAGACGAAGGCCTGTTCGTCTGTCAGCACGAATACTGGGTGCGCGTCATGCGCGAGGCACTCAAACAGGAATGCGACGGGGTGTTGGCATGA
- the benB gene encoding benzoate 1,2-dioxygenase small subunit has product MNADYQNICAALYLEARLLDDRQWDAWLECYAEDVTYWMPAWDDDDQLTEDPHSEISLMYYANRCGLEDRVFRIKTERSGASTPEPRTSHTVTNVEVLAERGDEVDVRYNFHTLSHRYKTTDQFFGTMFVTLRRAGEGFLIASKKIVLKNDYIRQVLDVYHV; this is encoded by the coding sequence ATGAACGCGGATTACCAGAACATCTGCGCCGCCCTGTACCTCGAGGCGCGACTGCTGGACGACCGGCAGTGGGACGCGTGGCTCGAGTGCTACGCCGAAGACGTCACTTACTGGATGCCCGCCTGGGATGACGACGACCAGTTGACCGAGGATCCGCACAGCGAGATCTCGTTGATGTACTACGCCAATCGCTGCGGGCTGGAGGATCGGGTCTTCCGCATCAAGACCGAGCGCAGCGGCGCTTCCACCCCGGAACCGAGAACCAGCCACACGGTCACCAACGTGGAAGTCCTGGCCGAACGCGGCGATGAAGTCGACGTGCGCTACAACTTTCACACGCTCAGCCACCGGTACAAAACCACCGACCAGTTCTTCGGGACGATGTTCGTCACCCTGCGCCGCGCGGGCGAGGGCTTCCTGATCGCATCCAAGAAGATCGTCCTGAAGAACGACTACATCCGGCAGGTGCTCGACGTCTATCACGTCTGA
- the benC gene encoding benzoate 1,2-dioxygenase electron transfer component BenC, protein MSSFTVALNFEDGVTRFIDCKAGEKVLDAAFRAKINLPMDCSDGVCGTCKCRAESGRYDLGDDYIDDALTEDEKNTGLVLTCQMVPQSDCVIAVPTTSTSCKTGQSRFGTTVSKVELHNDAAVVLELDVDATAPVFLPGQYVNIAVPGSGQHRSYSFSSAPGESKISFLIKKIPGGVMSRWLEAAQPGDKLDLHGPLGSFYLREVQRPLLFLAGGTGLAPFLSMLEVLARTNSQQNVHLIYGVTRDLDLVQVEAIDAYAARLPNFSYATVVADAASNHPRTGWVTQHVPADALNDGDVDVYLCGPPPMVDAVRKYFDDEGVKPRSFYYEKFTPNAVPEAKAA, encoded by the coding sequence ATGTCCAGTTTCACAGTCGCATTGAACTTCGAAGACGGCGTGACCCGCTTCATCGATTGCAAAGCGGGCGAGAAGGTGCTCGATGCCGCCTTCCGCGCCAAGATCAATCTGCCGATGGATTGCTCCGATGGTGTGTGCGGCACCTGCAAGTGCCGCGCGGAGAGCGGCCGCTACGACCTCGGTGACGATTACATCGACGACGCGCTGACCGAAGACGAGAAGAACACCGGCCTCGTCCTGACGTGCCAGATGGTGCCGCAGAGCGATTGCGTGATCGCGGTGCCGACCACCTCGACGAGTTGCAAGACCGGTCAGAGCCGCTTCGGGACAACGGTGTCCAAGGTCGAACTGCACAACGATGCCGCGGTTGTGCTTGAACTGGACGTCGACGCCACTGCGCCAGTGTTTCTTCCGGGCCAGTACGTCAACATCGCCGTGCCCGGCAGCGGGCAGCACCGCTCGTATTCGTTCTCATCGGCGCCCGGAGAATCGAAGATCAGCTTCCTGATCAAGAAGATTCCCGGTGGCGTGATGAGCCGCTGGCTTGAAGCCGCACAGCCTGGCGACAAGCTCGATCTGCACGGGCCGTTGGGCAGTTTCTATTTGCGCGAGGTGCAGCGGCCGCTGTTGTTCCTTGCCGGCGGTACGGGGCTTGCGCCGTTCCTGTCGATGCTGGAAGTGCTGGCGCGCACCAACTCGCAACAGAACGTGCATCTCATCTATGGCGTGACCCGAGACCTGGACCTCGTGCAGGTCGAGGCGATCGACGCCTATGCGGCGCGGCTGCCGAACTTCAGCTACGCCACGGTCGTCGCCGACGCCGCGTCGAATCATCCGCGCACGGGCTGGGTAACGCAGCACGTGCCGGCCGATGCGCTGAACGATGGCGACGTCGACGTCTATCTGTGCGGGCCGCCGCCGATGGTCGATGCCGTGCGCAAGTACTTTGATGACGAAGGCGTAAAGCCCCGCAGCTTCTACTACGAGAAGTTCACGCCCAATGCCGTACCCGAGGCAAAGGCGGCATGA
- a CDS encoding 1,6-dihydroxycyclohexa-2,4-diene-1-carboxylate dehydrogenase gives MSMQRFSGKAVVVTGAAQGIGRGVALAAAEEGAQVLLVDRAELIYEVQAGIAAAGGRAHATTADLETYAGAQHAVQAALDAFGRIDVLINNVGGTIWAKPYQHYEEAQIEAEIRRSLFPTLWCCRAVLPHMVERRQGVIVNVSSIATRGIYRIPYSAAKGGVNALTASLALEHAQDNIRVNAVATGGTEAPPRKIPRNTAPMSEQEAVWYQGIVDQTIASSLMHRYGTIDEQVRAILFLASDEASYITGTVLPVGGGDQG, from the coding sequence ATGAGCATGCAACGATTCTCAGGCAAGGCCGTCGTCGTGACGGGCGCGGCGCAAGGTATCGGGCGCGGTGTGGCACTGGCTGCGGCCGAAGAGGGCGCGCAGGTGCTGCTGGTGGATCGGGCCGAACTGATTTACGAGGTGCAAGCCGGAATTGCTGCAGCGGGTGGTCGGGCGCATGCCACCACGGCGGATCTCGAAACGTACGCCGGCGCTCAACATGCCGTGCAGGCCGCGCTCGATGCGTTCGGCCGGATCGACGTGCTGATCAACAATGTCGGCGGCACGATCTGGGCGAAGCCGTACCAGCACTATGAAGAAGCTCAGATCGAGGCGGAGATCCGCCGCTCACTGTTTCCCACGCTCTGGTGTTGCCGCGCGGTGCTGCCACACATGGTGGAGCGACGGCAAGGGGTGATTGTCAACGTGTCTTCTATCGCCACGCGCGGCATCTATCGGATCCCGTACTCGGCCGCCAAGGGGGGAGTGAATGCGCTCACGGCGAGCCTAGCGCTGGAGCACGCGCAGGACAACATTCGTGTCAACGCCGTCGCCACGGGTGGCACCGAAGCGCCCCCGCGGAAGATTCCGCGCAACACGGCGCCCATGTCGGAGCAGGAGGCCGTCTGGTATCAGGGCATCGTTGACCAGACGATCGCCAGCAGCCTGATGCACCGCTACGGCACGATCGACGAGCAGGTCAGGGCGATCCTGTTCCTGGCTTCGGACGAGGCCTCGTACATCACCGGGACGGTGTTGCCGGTGGGTGGTGGCGATCAGGGCTGA
- a CDS encoding response regulator transcription factor — translation MRIAVLEDDPGFLSLVESVIDRLGHSCVSFRDGMQLFKNLQRDSYDLLVLDWHVPRMSGMEILVWLRQKKEDSTPVAFITSAAFESEIVAALRQGADDYIIKPVGAAVLEARIEAILRRLYREEAESTLELGAFRFDGTRRVAYVRDQEIKLTSKEYELAYKLFSRKGKLLTRDYLVSAIWGESYAGESRTLDTHISQIRLKLGLNPGNGVKLISVYGAGYRLESA, via the coding sequence ATGCGGATCGCTGTGTTGGAAGACGATCCAGGCTTTCTGTCACTTGTCGAATCCGTGATTGATCGCCTGGGACACTCGTGCGTGTCATTTCGGGATGGCATGCAACTGTTCAAGAATTTGCAGCGCGATTCCTACGATCTCTTGGTTCTGGACTGGCATGTTCCAAGAATGTCCGGAATGGAGATACTGGTCTGGCTGCGACAAAAGAAAGAAGACAGTACGCCGGTCGCGTTCATCACCAGCGCGGCCTTTGAGTCGGAAATCGTGGCGGCTCTGCGCCAGGGTGCGGATGACTACATCATCAAGCCGGTCGGCGCTGCTGTGCTGGAGGCCCGTATCGAAGCCATTCTGCGGCGGCTGTATAGGGAAGAAGCGGAAAGCACGCTGGAGCTTGGAGCGTTCAGGTTCGACGGCACGCGCCGCGTTGCCTATGTCCGAGACCAGGAAATCAAGCTCACCAGCAAGGAATACGAACTCGCATACAAACTTTTCTCGCGCAAGGGGAAGCTGCTGACGCGCGATTATCTGGTGAGTGCCATTTGGGGCGAATCTTACGCGGGGGAATCCCGCACGCTCGACACGCACATCTCTCAGATCCGGCTGAAGTTGGGACTGAACCCTGGCAACGGCGTGAAGCTGATCTCGGTGTATGGCGCCGGATACCGGCTGGAGAGTGCATGA